The following coding sequences are from one Cyprinus carpio isolate SPL01 chromosome A24, ASM1834038v1, whole genome shotgun sequence window:
- the dnajc5b gene encoding dnaJ homolog subfamily C member 5 codes for MAEQRQRALSTSGEALYQVLGLDKNCTHDDIKRSYRKLALKYHPDKNPENPDATDKFKELNNAHAVLSDVTKRNIYDKYGSLGLYVSQQFGEENVNTYFMLSSWWAKGLFAICGLLTGCYFCCCLCCCFNCCCGKCKPHTPGEEDPEFYVSPEDLEEQIRTDNERDGDTPIVLQPTNASEKTQLIGDGHRTYT; via the exons ATGGCTGAACAAAGGCAACGGGCCCTGTCCACATCAGGAGAGGCTCTGTACCAGGTTCTTGGCCTTGACAAGAACTGCACTCATGATGACATCAAGAGGTCCTACAG gaagcTCGCTTTGAAATATCATCCTGACAAGAACCCAGAGAACCCTGATGCCACTGACAAGTTTAAAGAGCTCAACAATGCTCATGCGGTGCTGTCTGACGTCACTAAGAGGAACATTTATGACAAGTACGGCTCCCTGGGTCTGTATGTGTCGCAGCAGTTTGGGGAGGAGAATGTGAACACATACTTTATGCTCTCCAGCTGGTGGGCAAAG GGTCTGTTTGCCATCTGTGGCTTGCTGACAGGTTGCTATTTCTGTTGTTGTCTGTGCTGCTGTTTCAACTGCTGTTGTGGGAAATGCAAACCACACACACCTGGAGAAGAGGACCCAGAGTTCTATGTGTCTCCCGAAGACCTGGAGGAGCAGATCCGTACGGACAACGAGAGAG ATGGCGACACTCCGATTGTGCTGCAGCCAACCAATGCTAGTGAGAAGACCCAGCTCATTGGTGATGGACACAGAACATACACTTAA
- the crhb gene encoding corticotropin releasing hormone b, translating to MKLNFLVTTVALLVAFPPPYECRAIESSSNQPAADPDGERQSPPLLARLGEEYFIRLGNRNQNSPRSPADSFPETSQYTKRALQLQLTQRLLEGKVGNIGRLDGNYALRALDSVERERRSEEPPISLDLTFHLLREVLEMARAEQMAQQAHSNRKMMEIFGK from the coding sequence ATGAAGCTCAATTTTCTCGTCACCACCGTGGCTCTGCTCGTTGCCTTTCCACCACCGTATGAATGTAGAGCCATCGAAAGCAGCTCCAACCAGCCAGCAGCGGACCCCGATGGAGAGCGACAGTCGCCGCCGCTTTTGGCACGCTTAGGGGAGGAGTACTTCATCCGGCTCGGTAACAGAAACCAGAATTCTCCCCGATCCCCAGCCGACAGCTTCCCCGAGACATCCCAGTATACCAAAAGAGCACTGCAGCTCCAGTTAACGCAGCGTCTGTTGGAGGGGAAAGTTGGAAACATCGGCCGCTTGGATGGCAATTACGCGCTCCGGGCGCTCGACTCAGTGGAGAGAGAGCGCAGGTCGGAGGAGCCGCCGATTTCCCTGGACCTGACCTTTCATCTGCTACGAGAAGTACTGGAGATGGCCAGAGCCGAACAAATGGCCCAACAAGCTCACAGCAACCGCAAAATGATGGAAATATTCGGGAAGTAA
- the trim55b gene encoding tripartite motif-containing protein 55b yields MDSLEKQLICPICLEMFTKPVVILPCQHNLCRKCANDIFQSSNPYLPTRGGTGASGGRFRCPSCRHEVVLNRHGVYGLQRNLLVENIIDMYKQEYISRPSPERKVDQPVCEVHEDEKINIYCLTCGVPTCSMCKVFGAHKDCEVAPLNSIYQTQKTELSDGIAMMVGNNDRIQGIISQLEETCRSIEVSHPVKETGSQTIDNLYAILEDRKREMNVKVNAEQEEKLSYIRRLTRKYGDHLVSMTKIMETGIQTLEEPEMAVFLQNAKPLLQKISEASNTSHLERVERSYENMDHYSVSFKREGRALRNIDFARDDDEEEEDEDEDEVGVDADGRQGKQPRENWIH; encoded by the exons ATGGACAGCTTGGAGAAGCAGCTTATTTGTCCCATTTGTCTGGAAATGTTCACGAAACCGGTTGTGATTCTTCCTTGTCAACATAATCTTTGCCGGAAATGTGCTAATGACATTTTCCAG TCCTCAAATCCATACCTTCCCACCAGAGGAGGCACAGGGGCGTCAGGTGGCCGTTTCAGGTGTCCGTCCTGCAGGCATGAAGTTGTGCTGAACCGCCATGGGGTCTACGGTCTGCAGAGAAACCTTCTGGTGGAAAACATCATTGACATGTACAAACAGGAGTACATCAG CAGACCTTCTCCAGAGAGGAAGGTTGACCAGCCAGTGTGTGAAGTCcatgaggatgagaaaatcaACATTTACTGCTTGACCTGTGGCGTTCCCACTTGTTCTATGTGTAAAGTGTTCGGCGCCCATAAGGACTGTGAAGTGGCCCCTCTTAACAGTATTTACCAGACGCAAAAG ACAGAGCTCTCGGATGGAATAGCAATGATGGTGGGCAATAATGACAGAATCCAAGGCATCATCAGTCAGTTGGAGGAGACCTGCAGAAGCATAGAGGTTAGTCACCCTGT GAAAGAAACAGGTAGTCAAACTATTGA taatttgtacgcCATCCTGGAGGACAGGAAGAGAGAGATGAATGTGAAAGTGAACGCTGAACAGGAAGAGAAACTGAGTTACATACGTCGACTCACAAGAAAGTATGGAGATCATCTGGTGTCCATGACCAAAATCATGGAGACAGGAATCCAGACACTGGAAGAACCTGAGATGGCTGTTTTCTTACAG AATGCCAAACCCCTCTTGCAAAA AATTTCAGAGGCATCGAATACGTCGCACCTGGAGAGAGTGGAGCGTAGCTATGAGAACATGGATCATTACTCTGTGAGCTTCAAAAGAGAGGGCAGGGCACTACGCAATATCGACTTCGCCAGAG atgatgatgaagaggaggaggatgaagatgaggatgaggtGGGTGTCGATGCGGATGGCAGGCAGGGCAAACAGCCTCGGGAGAATTGGATTCACTGA